The genomic DNA TTGGTGGATTCCGCCATCGGCGTCAACTGGGGGACGGTGTCCTCCCACCGGCTTCCACCGCCAGTAGTAGTGGATCTCCTGAAGGCGAACAAGATCGGGAAAGTGAAGCTGTTCGGCGCGGATCCTGATGTCCTCCGGGCGCTGAGAGGGAGCGGCATCGAGGTTATGGTGGGGATTCCGAACGAGTTACTGGGCGTCTTAGCGTCTTCAGCCACTGCTTCCGATCTGTGGGTGAGTCAGAATGTGACCAGGTACATGGGCAAAGGCGGCGCCGACATCAGGTACCACTCGAGCAATGCCTTCAGTTGTAGTGTCTATTTAGATCTTTAAGCTTTTCTGCGAAGTTTATCATGGCAATTTAGGGTTTCAGATGCTACAAACAAAAACATATCATTCTCCCTTTGACAGATCTTTGCATGACCACCAATTGCTGTTTTTTCTTCTGTTCTTCAAAACatgaagaaggaagaagcaaAGGGCTCTTGAAGATCATGAGAAACTTAATTCCATTCTAGAATTTAGAGGCAGATAGAAACATTTCAACAATGATTTTGAAGATCACATTACTCACTTTAGGTGTTAACTCACATAGTCACATGATTTCAGTAGGTCATTGGAGAAAGAGTTTTGAGTTCCAAGAGTTCATTTAGATTGCCTTGTAACCATTTAGATTTCAATAGGAAACCTTTTTTCAAGTGCTTCCTTGTCTCCGAACTGAGGAATGATTGCAACTCTTGTGTATCCTTATGGAGCCACATTGATTGATTAGCTGATATAGGTCAGTGCTTCCCGTCTGTCACCGGAGGGGATAGGATTTACTACATCAATCATAGGGTTTGTTAACTAAATTTCTATGATTATTTTGTTTTAAATATATGCTATTTTTTGGGCCTATGGTGTAATGAATGTGCCTTGTGTTCGTCATCAATGTGTTTATCCTAATTATCCTAGTTAATCTAGTAACTTTTGTAGGTGTTGCTTCCTAATGACTTGACATTTTGCTCTATTAAAGTATGACAAGCCGTACCATTGTCttataaattttttcctttcATTTGGTCTatgaaaacataaaataaataggaactaAGTATCCACATGAGGATTATAGTGACAAGTATATAGCAACAAGGAGAAGGCAAGGGAAGGATTAGACGAGTGAATATTAGTAACACGGTTATAGCAACAAGGAGAAGGCGAGTGAAGGATTCGACGAGTGACTATTAGTAACAAGTATATAGCAACAAGGAGAAGATGAGTAATGGATTCGACTAACTTGGAACACTGTTGCTGAATTGAAGTGTATGAAGATAACACAATTATGATCATATTATTTGTAAGATTTTGTTGCCTTAAGTTGCTATTTAATATATTATCTCTCGATTACGGACCCATTTGTTTCTCAAGACACTTTTCAAACTCGAACTACATCGTCATTGTTATGTTCTGAATATTACTACATTGATTCTAAACTTTTTGTCGAGACTATGCCTTATTTACAATTGTAAGCTACCGTTATTGCATGATTATCGAATGAAATAGGTTCTTTTTCAGATATGTTGCGGTTGGAAATGAGCCTTTCCTCTCAAGCTATCAAGGCCAATATCAATCACTCGTACTACCAGCAATGCTCAACATTCAGCAATCATTAGCGAGAGTAAATCTTGCAGGTTATACAAAAGTAGTCATCCCTTGCAACGCTGATGCTTATCAATCAGCATCTGTTCCTTCTGAAGGAATGTTTCGGCCTGAACTGACGCAGATAATGACTCAACTCGTCTCATTTCTTAACTCGAATGGCTCCCCCTTTGTTGTCAACATTTATCCGTTTCTAAGTCTATACCAAAGTGCAGATTTCCCACAAGATTATGCTTTTTTTGAGGGTTCTTCTCATCCTGTGGTCGATGGACAAAACGTTTACTACAACGCGTTCGATGGCAATTACGATACCTTAGTTGCTGCTCTCAACAAAATTGGTTATGGGCAAATGCCTATAGCCATTGGCGAGGTGGGTTGGCCGACAGAAGGAGCATCATATGCAAATATAACTGCTGCATGGACTTTCAACCAAGGCCTAATCAATCATGTTTTGAGCGGCAAAGGAACGCCTTTAAGGCCGGGAATTCCTCCAGTCGATGTATACATCTTCAGTCTTCTTGATGAAGAGCAAAAGAGCACATTGCCTGGGAACTTCGAACGCCACTGGGGGATTTACTCCTTCGATGGCCAGGCTAAGTACAACTTGAACCTCGGGTCAGGCAATGCCCTGTTGAAGAATGCTAAAAATGTTCCATACCTTCCATCAAGGTGGTGTGTTATCAATCCGATGCAGGATCCAACCGCTGTCACAAACCACATGAAGCTTGCGTGCAGCGTTGCTGATTGCACGACCCTCTACTATGGAGGATCCTGCAACGCGATCGGTGACAAGGGGAACATTTCGTATGCCTTCAACAGCTACTATCAGCTGCAGAAGCAGGACTCAAGGAGCTGCAACTTTGATGGCCTCGGGATGATTACATTTCTCGATCCATCGATTAGCGAATGTCGGTTTCTTGTCGGTATTAGTGACAGTAGCTGCTCCTGTGTTGGATGTGGAGTCTGTTGTGCCTTGTGGATCATGGCATTTTGGGTAGTCATCTATCTTAGAGTTATGAATTCCCTGTAGACTTGAAGGTTCTTTTAGATGGTTATCGAACATAATTATACTGATACAGGATTTTGAGAATTCATGTAGCTCTGTCACTTGGAATTTGATGGATGATGCATTACAATCGCAAACTTTACTTTGAGACGCAATTTTCGTCCCCTTAGGATGGACAATTGGGTAGCGCATGGTgatgttgtcatcatgaggtctgaGGTTAAATCTCGGCTAATAGTCGGATAGCTGTCCTCTCCCATGCACTATTCAACTGATCAAGATTAATAGTTATTCGTGATTTATCTTTTCCGTGTTGACCTAGAGACAATTAGTGAAGGTGTTGGGGGCAAGCGAATCGCTTTTTACCACCGTGAGATGCAATTTTCTATAATTTAGAGGGTCTTCATTTACTTTCCATGCAGTTAAGGCATAATGTGTTAGGACTTACGAGATCATTTTGTTGAATGAATTTGTACAGCGGAAATTTGATGCCTCGTAAGTAACTAATCCAAAATCTACTACTAGTGATCTATCACcactaataatttttttcttctctgACCAAAAtaagaggtggagaaacctcttactgCAGTATTACAGGGAATTTGCATCTTTCACCAAATTAAGATGAAACAAAAAAGAGAGGAAATAAAGGTCTTTTGGTTGTTTGAAGATGCTGACGATGAAGGCTTCTGGTTGATGTTGAACAAAAATATCACAATGGAACAACAACTTGCTCGTGGAAAACCCCCCTTTTAAACAAGCTTAGAATCAGACCGTTTCTGTACATTTTGCTGGCACAAGTCAATTGACATAACCCCTTAATCGATTACTAACCATTGACTATCCATTAAACGGTCATTAACTCTAGAGCTGCAACTGAGATTTCtcttgttttaaattttaattgatagcGCTAATCAATTTGATAAACTTCTGTTCCCTCGGCATACTCCGCCAATCGATTGGCAATGACACAATTAATCAAACTAATTGATTCGAGCAATTTCTATTTGCTCGGAATTGGTTTTCAATCCATTAGCCAATCTTACCAATCAATTGATACAATAATTGCTAACTCTGAATTCTGGGTTTAACCCAATTGATTGTGCCAATCAATTGGTGTTGCAAAACCCGAAATTGGAGTTTAGGATTTAATGTTTTGGCTCAACAATCAATTGCTATATCACACCAATTGATTGGGGAAGTCTACTACGAGAATTTTTTAATCTCTAAACTCTCAAGTACATAACTCCCTTCAAATCTTTGATGTACCAATCAATTGATACATCTATTTTAGCAATTCTAATTTCAGCCATTCTAATGACTTAAGTTCGCCTAAGCTTCTCTATCCTCGTTTCCCAATTATCTTATATCAAATGAACCTCCTATTCCCTGAACTTTTGTGCCTGGAGCTTCCTCGTCTCTGGTTTTCATCTATCCTTGCATTTGATCTTGAGATTTGCTCGGATTTCCACTTTTTCCTAAGAATTCAGTCCTTGACATTCTTGGTCTTTCCTTGCCTTGTATCTAGCCTTCAGACTTAGGGACGGATCCAGGAATTAGAAGTGCATTGGGCTAATCCTAAGTCGACCCAGTCCATtgtagaagaggtccgagtttcACTTTGTGTGAGCATGTTGCCATCTCTTCTTTAACTATTTCAtcgatttttttttcattatttttgaaATTGTTAAGTTAATTTATCGATAATGATATCTAATTcgtagatgttgaaaatttaggATAAAGCACGACCGCTAACACTTGTGCTAGAGAGCATGTTGTCAGTCGTGAGATAGATATAGTCAGTCTACTAGCACGACGTGAGGCCGTGCTCGAGCGTCTTATATAGGACCTCAATCGTAACTATTCGAGGGTGGCGTAGCTGCCGCTATCACTATAGGTTCGCATCGTTGTCACTGTTGTAGCCTTATGTCGTTGTGGCCTTGCAATGTCACTATCGTCGTGGCCCCATACCAACTACGCTCCACGCCATCTTAGCACCATGTATTCACCATCATGGCCTCACAACTCTATCATCATCGTGATTGACGCTGCCGACTGTCGTCAATGTGGCCTCAGGATGTCGCCAACAACTCACGACACCAACACACCATAAATCTATGACACTGCTATTGATGTTACAACCGTGCATCCTGTACAAtgaaaattatgataatttaccaaaaggcgcacctagttttttgaatttatcaaaaagcATACTATACTTTGGTAATTATCAAAAGGCATactaatttatttgaattttccCATTCTT from Zingiber officinale cultivar Zhangliang chromosome 4A, Zo_v1.1, whole genome shotgun sequence includes the following:
- the LOC121971295 gene encoding glucan endo-1,3-beta-glucosidase 6-like, translating into MASLRSAKILFCWGFLLQRWLLLVDSAIGVNWGTVSSHRLPPPVVVDLLKANKIGKVKLFGADPDVLRALRGSGIEVMVGIPNELLGVLASSATASDLWVSQNVTRYMGKGGADIRYVAVGNEPFLSSYQGQYQSLVLPAMLNIQQSLARVNLAGYTKVVIPCNADAYQSASVPSEGMFRPELTQIMTQLVSFLNSNGSPFVVNIYPFLSLYQSADFPQDYAFFEGSSHPVVDGQNVYYNAFDGNYDTLVAALNKIGYGQMPIAIGEVGWPTEGASYANITAAWTFNQGLINHVLSGKGTPLRPGIPPVDVYIFSLLDEEQKSTLPGNFERHWGIYSFDGQAKYNLNLGSGNALLKNAKNVPYLPSRWCVINPMQDPTAVTNHMKLACSVADCTTLYYGGSCNAIGDKGNISYAFNSYYQLQKQDSRSCNFDGLGMITFLDPSISECRFLVGISDSSCSCVGCGVCCALWIMAFWVVIYLRVMNSL